A window of the Candidatus Saccharimonadales bacterium genome harbors these coding sequences:
- a CDS encoding ABC transporter ATP-binding protein — MIRVKHATKSYGPRHNRFTAIDDVTFEVPEGSTVAIVGKSGSGKSTLMHLISGLDRPDDGEVIIEGKNIFKLRGKELDQFRNRHIGFIFQSFFVEANESLYQNVSLPLEIRQTIYNKRREKILWALERVDMQDKVNVRAGKLSGGEKQRLAIARAIVNEPKIIFADEPTGNLDSATGAKVVNLLFELNKQIGSTLFVVTHDHELAARCQILIQLKDGKLVSIKDTSSAKNSKQAVTTGKEGE; from the coding sequence GTGATTCGAGTCAAACACGCTACCAAAAGTTACGGCCCTCGCCACAACCGCTTCACTGCGATTGATGACGTAACCTTCGAAGTACCCGAAGGAAGCACCGTGGCAATCGTTGGCAAGTCGGGCTCAGGCAAATCGACCCTTATGCATCTTATTTCAGGATTAGATCGGCCGGATGACGGGGAAGTCATTATAGAAGGAAAGAACATCTTTAAGCTTAGGGGAAAAGAGCTTGATCAGTTCCGAAACCGCCATATTGGCTTTATCTTCCAATCGTTCTTTGTCGAAGCAAACGAATCCCTATATCAGAACGTCTCCCTACCGTTAGAGATACGACAGACGATTTATAATAAGCGCCGAGAGAAGATCCTCTGGGCCCTTGAGCGAGTCGATATGCAGGATAAGGTTAACGTTCGAGCAGGTAAGCTCTCGGGTGGTGAGAAGCAACGACTAGCTATCGCTCGGGCTATCGTTAACGAGCCAAAAATCATCTTTGCCGACGAGCCGACTGGAAATCTTGATTCCGCAACCGGTGCCAAAGTCGTTAATCTTCTCTTTGAACTCAACAAACAGATAGGCAGCACCTTATTTGTAGTGACACATGATCACGAACTAGCTGCTAGATGTCAGATACTGATCCAGCTTAAAGACGGGAAACTGGTATCAATTAAGGACACTTCATCTGCAAAGAACTCCAAACAGGCGGTCACGACTGGCAAGGAGGGTGAGTAG
- the lysS gene encoding lysine--tRNA ligase codes for MATLQELRNERLRKLEELKKLGVDPYPANAARTHTLAQVTKDFTSLEGQEVSVVGRIINIRKFGKIAFIVVKDASGSLQLFLTEQSVQPLKADESRLGLNELPLLDAGDFIQATGRVIKTKTGEVSVDVAKLRLLTKSLRPMPYTPDGLTNKEERLRRRYIDINVNRNVYERFICRSNFWQATRQFLLEHDFVEINIPVLEHTTGGADANPFVTHMDALDQDFYLRISHELPLKRLIGAGYEKVFDIGPRFRNENYSDEHLPEHVAMEWYWAYADWQDGMKFMTEMFRYVIEKTFGTLKFKLGHFDVDLSQEWEQWDYAETVRKHYGIDVYNCTLEEVKKALADHKLEVEQTENKARGIDKLWKNIRKDIAGPIWLINTPLFISPLSKKNPSNPNVVERFQPVIAGTELGNGWSELNDPIDQLNRFVEQQKMRDAGDDEAQMLDIDYVEMLEYGMPPVCGWGNSERVFWIFEGVTAREGVPFPQLRREVDETTKSIYGNIVK; via the coding sequence ATGGCTACACTACAGGAACTGCGCAACGAGCGCTTACGCAAACTTGAAGAGCTCAAGAAGTTGGGCGTTGACCCTTACCCCGCGAACGCTGCGCGTACTCATACACTAGCTCAAGTCACCAAAGACTTCACCAGCCTGGAAGGTCAGGAAGTCAGTGTCGTTGGTCGAATCATAAATATCCGCAAGTTTGGCAAGATTGCTTTTATAGTCGTCAAGGACGCCAGTGGATCTTTGCAGCTCTTTCTTACGGAACAAAGTGTTCAGCCGCTCAAGGCTGACGAGAGTCGGCTTGGTCTCAATGAGTTACCTCTTCTCGACGCAGGTGACTTCATCCAGGCTACTGGTAGAGTTATCAAGACCAAGACCGGTGAAGTTTCAGTTGACGTAGCTAAATTACGACTCCTAACTAAGAGCTTACGTCCAATGCCCTACACCCCTGATGGGCTCACCAATAAAGAGGAGCGTTTACGTCGTCGATATATCGATATTAACGTTAACCGAAACGTTTACGAGCGCTTCATCTGTCGAAGCAACTTCTGGCAAGCGACACGACAGTTCCTGCTTGAGCACGATTTCGTTGAGATTAATATCCCTGTACTTGAACACACCACGGGGGGGGCCGATGCTAACCCATTCGTTACACACATGGACGCCCTCGATCAGGACTTTTACCTTCGCATCAGTCACGAACTACCCCTCAAGCGCCTGATCGGTGCTGGGTATGAGAAAGTTTTCGACATCGGTCCACGCTTTAGAAACGAGAATTATTCTGACGAACATCTTCCTGAGCACGTCGCTATGGAATGGTACTGGGCCTATGCTGATTGGCAAGATGGTATGAAGTTTATGACAGAGATGTTCCGCTACGTTATCGAGAAGACATTCGGTACTCTCAAGTTTAAGCTTGGCCACTTTGACGTCGACCTCTCACAAGAATGGGAGCAGTGGGATTATGCCGAGACGGTCAGGAAACACTACGGGATCGACGTCTACAATTGTACCCTTGAGGAGGTCAAGAAGGCGCTTGCTGATCATAAACTAGAAGTCGAACAGACCGAAAATAAGGCCCGAGGCATTGATAAGCTCTGGAAGAATATCCGCAAAGATATTGCCGGCCCTATCTGGTTGATCAACACACCCCTCTTTATCAGCCCGCTCTCTAAGAAGAATCCATCTAACCCAAATGTTGTCGAGCGTTTCCAGCCAGTTATTGCTGGGACCGAACTTGGCAACGGCTGGAGTGAGCTTAATGACCCGATCGATCAGCTCAACCGCTTCGTCGAACAGCAGAAGATGCGCGATGCAGGAGACGATGAGGCCCAGATGTTGGATATTGACTACGTTGAGATGCTCGAATACGGTATGCCACCTGTCTGTGGATGGGGAAACTCTGAGCGTGTTTTCTGGATCTTTGAAGGCGTAACTGCCCGTGAAGGCGTACCATTCCCGCAGTTGCGACGAGAAGTAGACGAAACAACCAAGAGTATTTACGGGAATATCGTCAAATAG
- the greA gene encoding transcription elongation factor GreA encodes MKKDYQLTKAGWDELGKELAELKARRGEIAEKIKSARDFGDLSENAEYDAARDEQAQVEARIAAIEDILQNASVLKGAPKKGTVAVGSTVTLEGPKGEVEYTIVSSVEADPALKKISDESPIGQALIGKKVGQSAEIKTPSGSISFEIKHIA; translated from the coding sequence ATGAAGAAAGATTATCAGTTAACCAAAGCAGGGTGGGACGAGTTAGGCAAAGAACTTGCCGAATTAAAAGCGCGCCGCGGCGAGATTGCTGAGAAGATTAAATCTGCACGTGACTTCGGTGATCTTAGCGAGAACGCTGAGTACGATGCCGCCAGGGACGAACAGGCCCAGGTAGAGGCACGAATTGCAGCAATTGAAGACATTCTTCAGAATGCCAGTGTCCTTAAAGGCGCTCCTAAGAAAGGCACTGTGGCAGTCGGTAGCACTGTTACCCTTGAAGGGCCTAAGGGCGAAGTCGAGTATACCATCGTAAGCTCGGTTGAGGCCGATCCGGCTCTGAAGAAGATATCTGATGAATCGCCAATCGGTCAGGCACTGATCGGCAAGAAAGTCGGACAGAGCGCCGAGATTAAGACGCCTTCTGGCAGCATCTCTTTCGAGATCAAGCACATAGCTTAG
- a CDS encoding type II CAAX endopeptidase family protein: MSDTSSNHPQYPSAEPPAKKQLWGPWTALWIGFLIFVVPMFVIAEIAYLTHWNMPNQDLQQFYMYAGSIAITLILLRMVLQKRYNIGFKQLGLNHFYFRYIGYALLTLPIYFICSAALTEIVSSLYHGFNIAQQQNTGFTGSAHSSVLELTAVFVSLVIIPPLVEETLFRGFLLQGMRKRFPAVIAVILVSLIFGAAHGQLNVGIDTFTLSCFLCFLRIKTESLWPGILLHATKNFIAFIALYHLFQSFF, from the coding sequence ATGTCAGACACTTCCTCTAATCATCCGCAGTACCCATCGGCCGAACCACCGGCAAAGAAACAGTTATGGGGACCCTGGACAGCTCTCTGGATTGGGTTTCTCATCTTCGTCGTCCCGATGTTCGTCATCGCCGAGATTGCGTACCTTACACACTGGAATATGCCGAATCAGGACCTCCAGCAGTTCTACATGTATGCTGGCTCGATTGCCATCACCTTGATCCTACTCAGGATGGTTCTGCAGAAAAGATACAACATCGGCTTTAAACAACTTGGTCTAAATCACTTTTACTTCCGCTATATCGGCTACGCGCTTTTAACGCTACCAATTTATTTCATCTGCTCGGCGGCACTAACTGAGATTGTCTCGAGTCTGTATCACGGCTTCAATATTGCCCAACAGCAGAATACGGGCTTTACTGGTAGCGCTCATAGCTCAGTTTTGGAACTCACCGCTGTCTTCGTGTCGCTTGTTATTATCCCACCATTGGTTGAAGAGACACTCTTTAGGGGTTTTCTGCTCCAGGGCATGCGCAAACGATTCCCTGCCGTCATTGCTGTCATTCTCGTCAGTTTGATCTTCGGAGCAGCTCACGGACAACTCAATGTTGGTATTGATACTTTTACGCTTAGTTGCTTCTTGTGTTTCTTGCGTATCAAAACCGAAAGTCTCTGGCCTGGCATTCTTCTGCATGCCACCAAAAACTTCATTGCCTTCATTGCGCTTTATCACCTCTTTCAGTCATTCTTTTGA
- a CDS encoding proline--tRNA ligase, translated as MRATKLFGGTSKTEGSDNTIPSSRLLTQAGYIRESTAGRYFFLPLGIRVHEKIIRIVRRHMNAADGQEVLMPVLHPIELWKETNRTTTTGFELMKVKDRREAEFALGGTAEEMAVDLVRKFNISYKDLPFNIYQFSMKFRDEVRARGGLLRVREFVMKDAYSFGTEQQFKDVYQQMWNTYLSIFDELGLKTDVVAADNGYIGGEYCHEFVSESEVGESRYFIDQENGYAAHEDVAVFRVEDKNVGDELNELQEIEAVRGTTMEDGVKLHGLPLWQQIKDVLFFDEATKRYILAIIRGDFDVNETKLMQVAGAWDLRAATAEEICEDLGSEPGFISPVKFPKKGAKSGYEVVIVADKSLRTIRNAYGGNNKKHGDLLNINIERDYKPDIEADIALAQPGMHSPRGGELIEKRGIEVGNIFQLGYHYSNLMHDAEFTNEKGARQKYYMGCYGIGIGRTMAAIVEAHHDDKGIMWPEVVAPFTLTLLRFGDNPEVIKMADELHIELEKAGVDVLYDDRDLRPGEKMVDADLIGIPHRVVVSDRTLAESKYEYKKRTETDSQLLDREAILQRVINHTS; from the coding sequence ATGAGAGCAACTAAGTTATTTGGTGGAACGTCTAAAACAGAGGGCAGCGACAATACCATTCCCTCAAGCCGGCTGCTGACTCAAGCTGGCTATATCCGTGAATCAACGGCTGGTCGTTACTTCTTTCTACCGCTCGGTATCAGGGTTCACGAGAAGATCATTCGCATTGTTCGTAGACACATGAATGCCGCAGACGGGCAGGAAGTTCTAATGCCTGTTCTTCATCCGATTGAGCTATGGAAAGAGACCAACCGGACAACAACCACCGGCTTCGAGCTAATGAAAGTTAAAGACCGTCGGGAGGCGGAATTTGCGCTTGGTGGAACGGCCGAAGAGATGGCAGTCGATCTGGTTCGTAAGTTCAATATTAGTTACAAGGACTTACCATTTAATATCTACCAATTCTCGATGAAGTTTCGTGATGAAGTTAGGGCTCGTGGCGGTCTGCTGAGAGTTCGCGAATTCGTGATGAAGGATGCTTACAGTTTTGGTACAGAGCAGCAGTTCAAGGATGTTTATCAGCAGATGTGGAACACATACCTGAGTATCTTTGATGAGCTAGGGCTTAAAACCGACGTTGTGGCCGCAGACAACGGCTATATCGGCGGGGAGTATTGTCATGAGTTTGTCAGCGAGTCAGAAGTGGGGGAGAGCCGCTACTTTATAGATCAAGAGAATGGTTATGCGGCACACGAAGACGTCGCAGTCTTCCGCGTCGAGGATAAAAACGTGGGTGACGAGCTCAATGAACTCCAAGAGATCGAAGCGGTTCGTGGTACGACCATGGAAGACGGCGTCAAACTGCACGGTCTACCCCTCTGGCAGCAGATCAAAGACGTCCTTTTCTTTGACGAGGCAACTAAGCGTTACATCCTGGCCATTATAAGGGGTGACTTCGACGTCAATGAGACCAAGTTAATGCAGGTCGCAGGTGCTTGGGACCTTCGAGCTGCGACCGCTGAAGAGATTTGTGAAGATCTTGGCAGCGAACCAGGCTTTATATCGCCGGTTAAGTTCCCCAAGAAAGGGGCTAAGAGTGGCTACGAGGTTGTCATAGTTGCCGATAAGTCGTTGAGGACAATCCGCAACGCTTACGGAGGCAATAACAAGAAACACGGCGACCTTCTTAATATCAATATTGAACGCGACTATAAACCCGATATTGAAGCCGACATTGCTCTGGCTCAGCCAGGCATGCACAGCCCTCGGGGTGGAGAACTGATTGAGAAGCGGGGTATTGAAGTCGGGAACATCTTCCAACTGGGCTATCACTACAGCAACCTCATGCATGACGCCGAGTTTACTAACGAAAAAGGTGCTCGCCAGAAGTACTATATGGGCTGCTACGGCATCGGAATCGGTCGGACTATGGCTGCCATCGTTGAGGCTCACCATGACGACAAAGGCATCATGTGGCCTGAAGTAGTTGCGCCATTCACCCTGACGCTACTCAGATTCGGTGACAATCCTGAAGTCATTAAGATGGCTGATGAGCTACATATTGAGCTAGAAAAAGCAGGGGTAGATGTTCTTTATGATGATCGCGATCTTCGCCCCGGCGAGAAAATGGTTGATGCTGACCTCATCGGCATTCCACATCGAGTCGTTGTCAGCGATAGGACATTAGCTGAGTCGAAATACGAATACAAAAAACGAACAGAGACTGACTCACAGCTTCTAGATAGAGAAGCGATTCTCCAGAGGGTGATTAATCACACTTCTTGA
- a CDS encoding site-2 protease family protein translates to MTVVIFIIGLILFVLLVVVHELGHAIVAHRNGVVVEEFGIGFPPRLWKRVLKKSKTVFSLNALPIGGFVRLKGEHDNDKGPGTYGGSSFFVKAKILLAGVAVNWITAAVIFTVLALTGIPQLVGNQFTVKSDTKVINNVILVSDITSHSPAAKSGLKVGDQLLKVGSASVTSTDQLVALTHRDAGKKVDIVYSRSDTIHTTTATLNKIDKDNQGYLGVVPLSHVIQRSTWSAPIVGVGLTAQLTKLTLQGLWDVLDNLGTGLFQSLSPNAHQRATARTRISDAGQNVAGPVGIVVLLKDVSSQGVSLMLYLIAVISLTLAVMNVLPIPALDGGRLFVMLLYRLRRKRLTEEVEERIQGYAFAVLMGLIVLLTVVDVRHFL, encoded by the coding sequence GTGACAGTAGTTATATTCATCATCGGCCTAATTCTATTTGTCCTACTCGTCGTTGTTCATGAGCTGGGTCACGCTATCGTTGCTCACCGTAATGGGGTAGTCGTTGAAGAGTTTGGTATTGGTTTTCCGCCGCGATTATGGAAGCGGGTTCTGAAAAAGAGCAAAACAGTCTTTTCACTTAACGCTTTACCAATCGGAGGCTTCGTTAGACTAAAGGGCGAACATGATAATGATAAGGGCCCGGGTACTTACGGCGGTTCATCATTCTTTGTAAAGGCGAAGATTCTACTGGCCGGGGTGGCCGTTAACTGGATAACAGCTGCCGTTATCTTCACAGTTTTGGCCTTAACCGGGATACCCCAGCTGGTCGGCAATCAGTTTACGGTTAAGAGTGACACGAAGGTTATCAACAACGTCATCTTGGTCTCGGACATCACCTCACATTCACCGGCCGCAAAGAGTGGGCTCAAGGTGGGTGATCAGCTGCTAAAGGTTGGATCGGCTAGTGTGACAAGCACCGATCAACTAGTGGCTTTGACTCATCGTGATGCAGGTAAAAAAGTAGATATCGTCTATTCACGTAGCGACACTATCCACACGACGACCGCTACTCTTAATAAAATCGACAAGGACAACCAGGGCTACTTGGGTGTCGTGCCACTCTCCCACGTTATTCAACGTTCGACTTGGTCGGCTCCGATTGTCGGTGTAGGTCTGACAGCCCAGCTAACGAAATTAACCTTGCAAGGGCTTTGGGACGTTCTCGATAATCTGGGTACCGGCCTCTTCCAGTCGCTTAGCCCGAATGCTCACCAGCGTGCAACGGCCAGAACCCGGATCTCTGACGCCGGCCAGAACGTGGCTGGGCCAGTCGGGATCGTCGTCCTTCTCAAAGATGTCAGTAGCCAAGGCGTCAGCCTCATGCTTTATCTGATCGCAGTCATCTCTCTAACATTGGCTGTTATGAATGTCCTGCCGATTCCTGCTCTTGATGGGGGAAGGCTCTTCGTGATGCTACTTTATAGGCTACGTCGAAAACGACTGACCGAAGAAGTCGAGGAACGTATCCAAGGATATGCGTTCGCGGTCCTAATGGGATTAATCGTACTGTTGACGGTCGTCGATGTCAGACACTTCCTCTAA
- a CDS encoding FtsX-like permease family protein: MHISDGLRRSGRSLRLAKARTILTVIAISVGALALALTLAAGQGAKDFTNRLISTNFNPSIIYVVKSDTSQTINALSGNNKPQRYNPSQSSSSKNLLTSADLPKIANAGNITRVAPALSLTPSYVTASGANKYDVQVQSDEIGAKYRIIAGKVPTFLEGNQAVIPQAYAAILKLGPDNRSILGKMFTVHYVNDAGQGLDQQYKVVAISQTSSGLFGGTSDILISESASQEAYSFQTGQQLGDEQFPAAIAYAKKTDDVSMLLTANAVAAQGPYAAESAKDLANQITSVINIIQYAVAGFGALALLVSVFGIINTQLISVLERTKEIGLMKALGMSARGVLGLFVFEAAWIGFWGGVVGIVLAYVISLYANPWINNRLNLGGNLLVFKPEPIIALVIGLMLVAALAGLAPAWKASKMNPIEALRTE; this comes from the coding sequence ATGCATATTAGCGACGGGCTTCGGCGAAGTGGTCGTAGTCTGCGACTAGCTAAAGCGCGAACGATTCTGACCGTCATAGCTATCTCAGTTGGCGCTCTGGCTCTAGCCCTCACACTCGCCGCTGGTCAAGGGGCGAAAGACTTTACTAATCGTCTTATTAGCACCAATTTCAACCCGAGCATCATCTATGTCGTTAAGTCAGATACTTCCCAAACGATTAATGCTCTTTCTGGTAATAACAAACCTCAGCGCTATAACCCTAGCCAGTCTAGCTCAAGCAAGAACCTGCTAACTTCTGCTGATCTACCGAAAATTGCCAATGCCGGTAATATAACGAGAGTGGCTCCAGCTCTCAGCCTCACCCCGTCATATGTGACAGCAAGCGGGGCGAATAAGTACGATGTACAGGTTCAGAGCGACGAAATAGGTGCTAAATATCGGATAATAGCGGGTAAGGTGCCGACTTTTCTGGAAGGTAACCAAGCCGTCATACCACAAGCGTATGCGGCTATCCTTAAGCTGGGCCCAGACAACAGATCGATTTTAGGTAAGATGTTTACAGTCCACTACGTCAACGATGCCGGTCAGGGTTTAGATCAGCAGTATAAGGTAGTCGCCATATCGCAGACTTCCTCGGGCCTCTTTGGAGGGACGAGTGACATTCTTATATCTGAGTCGGCGTCTCAAGAGGCCTATTCATTTCAAACAGGTCAGCAGCTCGGCGATGAGCAGTTTCCGGCTGCGATTGCGTATGCCAAGAAGACCGATGATGTCTCAATGCTTCTCACTGCCAATGCTGTTGCAGCGCAAGGCCCATATGCTGCCGAGAGCGCGAAGGATCTGGCCAACCAGATCACGTCGGTTATTAATATCATCCAGTATGCGGTGGCCGGTTTTGGTGCCTTGGCACTTCTTGTTTCAGTCTTTGGCATCATCAATACCCAGCTGATAAGTGTCTTGGAGCGGACCAAAGAGATTGGACTAATGAAGGCTCTTGGTATGAGTGCTCGAGGAGTACTTGGCCTCTTTGTCTTTGAGGCTGCTTGGATCGGTTTCTGGGGTGGTGTAGTTGGCATCGTGTTAGCTTATGTTATCTCCCTGTACGCTAATCCGTGGATCAACAACCGGCTTAACCTCGGTGGTAATCTCCTTGTCTTCAAGCCTGAACCGATAATAGCCCTTGTTATCGGCCTCATGCTCGTCGCAGCCTTAGCCGGTTTGGCGCCTGCCTGGAAGGCTAG
- the frr gene encoding ribosome recycling factor, producing the protein MFNTDSYETRIQQALQHFEDEIKKLRTGRANPSMLSGVIAEVYGGTRMPLNQIATITSPEPQLLQVAPFDPANLQAVVVAIRDNQLLDLNPSDDGRVVRIPIPPLNAERRQAIVKQLSEKVEECRIAIRSVRHDALKDAKQGEKDKQISKDDYARIEKAMDDIVAKSQKTLDEKMKAKEAEIMTV; encoded by the coding sequence ATGTTTAATACAGACTCTTATGAAACGCGGATCCAACAGGCTCTGCAGCACTTTGAAGATGAGATAAAAAAGTTAAGAACTGGTCGAGCCAACCCGAGTATGCTCAGCGGTGTAATTGCCGAAGTATACGGCGGTACGCGGATGCCTCTAAACCAGATCGCTACGATCACCTCACCAGAACCTCAATTACTACAAGTAGCTCCATTTGATCCAGCCAATCTGCAAGCAGTCGTGGTTGCTATTCGTGACAATCAACTTCTAGATCTCAACCCGAGCGACGACGGACGAGTAGTCCGTATCCCAATACCACCACTCAATGCTGAGCGCCGTCAGGCAATCGTCAAGCAGCTCTCTGAGAAAGTTGAGGAATGTCGTATCGCGATCCGAAGTGTGCGGCACGATGCATTGAAAGATGCCAAACAAGGAGAAAAGGACAAACAGATTTCTAAAGACGATTACGCCCGGATCGAGAAAGCCATGGATGACATCGTTGCCAAGTCACAGAAGACACTCGATGAAAAGATGAAGGCTAAAGAAGCCGAAATCATGACAGTGTAA